One Oryzomonas sagensis DNA segment encodes these proteins:
- a CDS encoding molybdopterin-dependent oxidoreductase, whose translation MVNLTIDDKQVTAPKNSTIYDAARINGIKIPILCHDKKLKPFGACRMCLVEVEQMRGRQVPACTTPITEGMIIRTSTPDIIKARKMVLELLLLNHPIDCPVCDKGGDCDLQNLTYEYKVNANRFSDEKFHHAIDYSNPLIERDMNRCVLCGKCARICDEIVSFGALTFISRGIETKIGCEFEGSLNCEFCGSCVSVCPVGSLLARPFKFKARFWALTNQKSVCGYCGTGCNLTLGVKDNKVLTTVYDENQGFHNGQLCCRGRFGYQFINSDKRLTTPLVRKNGTLTEASWDEALELVAARLKGAGSSAAALATPRLTNEELVLFKRLMETAGSANYDHSAGYAHAALTEGFAKSFGAAASPATILDIQKSDLLLVIKTDSYETHPVIGFEINMAVKNKGVKLNILSDKRGKLSKLPDAQTLVHTPGSEVAVINALAKTILDDKLAAGTAAAIPGYADLEKALAGFTPEAVAGQSGLSSDAIKRLARDYAAAEKALILFPIGNAYPGHNADLASAVANLALLTGKLGTEGSGVLCMAEKNNSQGAVDMGFYATRGLNAGQIMDGCASGAVKTLFVAGENPVVSYPNRAAISAALDKVEFLVVSDLFMTETAAMADVVLPACSFAEKEGTFTSVDRRVQHIKPAIGKIGQSRTDFEIFGQLIAKLGGQAPATPATVFGEIAASTPGYAGMSYASLGETGAFAQVAVTAAFVVPRTVAVEPAAGKLALVTGSALYHNGTQSQFGEGPMYVCPEGYVELSRTDAARLKIQENDLLNVASAIGSTKLKARITPRMPEGVLFSPYHFGAAGVNQVWGGAPVTWVTVTK comes from the coding sequence ATGGTAAATCTGACGATAGATGACAAGCAGGTTACGGCTCCCAAGAACTCCACCATTTACGATGCCGCCAGGATCAACGGGATCAAGATCCCGATCCTGTGCCACGACAAGAAGCTGAAACCTTTCGGCGCCTGTCGCATGTGCCTGGTGGAAGTGGAACAGATGAGGGGACGGCAGGTCCCGGCCTGCACCACGCCGATCACCGAGGGCATGATCATCCGCACCTCGACCCCGGACATCATCAAGGCCCGCAAGATGGTGCTGGAGCTCCTGCTGCTCAACCACCCCATCGACTGCCCGGTGTGCGACAAGGGCGGGGACTGCGATCTGCAGAACCTGACCTACGAATACAAGGTGAACGCCAACCGCTTCAGCGACGAGAAGTTCCACCACGCGATCGACTACAGCAACCCGCTGATCGAGCGTGACATGAACCGCTGCGTGCTGTGCGGAAAGTGCGCCCGCATCTGCGACGAGATCGTCTCCTTCGGCGCCCTGACCTTTATCAGCCGCGGCATCGAAACCAAGATCGGCTGCGAGTTCGAAGGCTCGCTCAACTGCGAGTTCTGCGGTTCCTGCGTCTCCGTCTGCCCGGTCGGCTCCCTCCTGGCCCGCCCCTTCAAGTTCAAGGCGCGCTTCTGGGCCCTCACCAATCAAAAGTCCGTGTGCGGGTACTGCGGCACCGGCTGCAACCTGACCCTGGGGGTCAAGGACAACAAGGTCCTGACCACGGTCTACGACGAGAACCAGGGGTTCCATAACGGCCAGCTCTGTTGCCGCGGCCGCTTCGGCTACCAGTTCATCAACTCGGACAAGCGCCTGACCACCCCGCTGGTGCGCAAGAACGGCACCCTGACCGAGGCGAGTTGGGACGAGGCCCTGGAACTGGTCGCCGCCCGTCTGAAGGGCGCCGGTTCATCGGCTGCCGCCCTGGCCACGCCGCGCCTGACCAACGAAGAGCTGGTGCTGTTCAAGCGGCTGATGGAGACCGCCGGTTCGGCCAATTACGACCATTCGGCCGGTTACGCCCATGCCGCCCTGACCGAGGGCTTCGCCAAAAGCTTCGGGGCCGCGGCCTCACCGGCGACCATCCTGGATATCCAGAAGAGCGACCTGCTCCTGGTCATCAAGACCGACAGCTACGAGACCCACCCGGTGATCGGCTTCGAGATCAACATGGCGGTCAAGAACAAGGGCGTCAAGCTGAACATCCTCTCCGACAAGCGGGGCAAGCTCTCCAAGCTGCCCGACGCCCAGACCCTCGTACATACCCCCGGCAGCGAGGTCGCCGTCATCAACGCCCTGGCCAAGACGATCCTGGACGACAAGCTGGCCGCCGGCACGGCCGCTGCGATCCCCGGTTACGCCGACTTGGAAAAGGCCCTGGCCGGTTTCACCCCCGAGGCGGTCGCCGGACAGAGCGGTCTGAGCTCAGACGCCATCAAACGACTCGCCCGTGATTACGCCGCGGCCGAAAAGGCGCTGATCCTGTTCCCCATCGGCAACGCCTATCCGGGGCACAACGCCGACCTGGCCAGCGCCGTGGCCAACCTGGCCCTCCTGACCGGCAAGCTCGGTACGGAGGGAAGCGGCGTCCTCTGCATGGCCGAGAAGAACAACAGCCAGGGCGCCGTGGACATGGGCTTCTATGCCACCCGCGGCCTGAATGCGGGTCAGATCATGGACGGCTGCGCCAGCGGCGCCGTCAAGACCCTGTTCGTCGCCGGCGAGAACCCGGTGGTTTCCTACCCGAACCGGGCCGCCATCTCGGCCGCCCTGGACAAGGTCGAGTTCCTGGTGGTTTCCGACCTGTTCATGACCGAGACCGCGGCCATGGCCGATGTGGTGCTGCCGGCCTGTTCCTTTGCCGAAAAGGAAGGGACCTTCACCAGCGTCGACCGCCGTGTCCAGCACATCAAGCCGGCCATCGGGAAGATCGGCCAGAGCCGCACCGATTTCGAGATCTTTGGGCAGCTGATCGCCAAGCTGGGCGGACAGGCCCCCGCCACGCCGGCGACGGTATTCGGCGAGATTGCGGCCTCCACCCCGGGATACGCCGGCATGTCCTACGCTTCCCTGGGTGAGACGGGCGCCTTTGCGCAGGTTGCCGTCACGGCTGCCTTCGTGGTGCCCAGGACGGTCGCTGTGGAACCGGCGGCGGGCAAATTGGCCCTGGTTACCGGCAGCGCCCTGTACCACAACGGCACCCAGTCCCAGTTCGGCGAAGGCCCCATGTATGTCTGCCCGGAAGGGTACGTGGAACTCTCCCGCACTGATGCCGCCAGGCTGAAGATCCAGGAAAACGACCTGCTGAACGTGGCCTCCGCGATCGGCTCGACCAAGCTGAAGGCCAGGATCACCCCGCGCATGCCCGAGGGGGTGCTGTTCAGCCCGTACCACTTCGGCGCGGCAGGCGTCAACCAGGTCTGGGGCGGCGCTCCGGTCACCTGGGTGACCGTGACCAAGTAG